The Methylomonas montana DNA window GCTACGTGTTTGTCCGGTGTCGGCTCGGTCTGTCCGGTTTTTGGTAGTTTGACCTTCACCGCCTGGGTCAGCAACGGCGCGGTGACGATAAACACGATCAGCAACACCAACATCACGTCGACCAGCGGCGTGACGTTAATTTCGCTCAGTTCGCCGCCTTCGTCGTCGCTAGGCCGTTGCATGGACATGCTCGTTCTCCTGATGAGCGTTGCTTAAATCGTTTTGAATGCAGACGCGTAAAAAGTCGGTGGCAAAATGTTCCAGTTGTGCCAGTCGCACTCGGTTCTGACGCAGAAAAACGTTATAGGCAATCACCGACGGAATCGCGACCGCCAGGCCAACCGCAGTCGCAATCAAGGCCTCGCCGATCGGTCCGGCCACCACTTCCAGGCTGGCGTTGCCTTGCACACTGATGTCTTTCAGCGCGTGCATAATGCCCCAGACCGTACCGAACAAACCCACAAACGGTGCCGTTGACCCAATACTGGCCAGCCAGCCCAGGCCGGAATCGAACAAAGCCCGTTCCTTTTGCAGTTGCTGACGCAGACTACGTTCGATCAGCTCATGCCAGGCCGCGGTATGTTGCAGGGTTTTCCGAGATTGTGCGCTGGCCTGTCCATAGGCCTGCTGGCCGACCTGCCACAAGCGGCCAACCGGTGTCGCCAATTGTTTGCCTTGTAATGGACTTCGCTCCGCCCCACTAGGCATCAGTTCGTTAAGATCGATCGGCGGCATCAGTTGATTCAGTCGGTAGCGGTGCCACAGCAGTTCGCCAGCCTTCAGCAAAATCACGCTCCAGGTCAATACCGAGAAGCAGGCCAGCAGGTATAGCGTGCCACCGACTATGGCAGTTTCGGAAAAACTCAAAGTAGGGTTCATAGTATTCTCGTTGTTGTGCTATCTGTTTAAAATCATTCCGTGCACGCTCCCTGTCGTCCGCTCAAATCGTCCTTGATCCAGGCCAGGTCACCCGTCCTGGGTAAATGCCACCGTGATCGTCACCGCCATCTGCCGCGGCGGCTTAGCCATCGGCGCGGCGCCCCGCGCCGCCAGCAACGCCCTTTCATCGAGCAGGGCCGAACCGCTGCTCTTCTGGACGGCCAGAGATCCCGGCAGGATATCGCCGCTATCGGTAATGGTAAAACGGATCACCGGTGCGCCTACGTAACCGCTATCGCGCGCTTCCTGCGGATATTCCAGATGGTTCTGGATCGCCTGTTTAAGGCCGGCAAGGTACTTGCGGATCAGGCTGGCTTCCAATTCTCGCGGCTTCAAGGTTTGCAGCTCCTGCTGCGTATCCGCCCCTTTGGGCAGCGCCTGTTCGCCGGCGGCTGGCGCGGCATTTGTCGCCTGCTGCTCCGGCTGTTGTTCCGGTTCCAGTTTCGGTTCTGGCCTGGTCTCGGTCTTCTCCGGCAGCGCCTTCGCCTTTACCGGACTTGGCGCCTTGCGTGTGGGCGCCGTCGCCTTTTTCGCCGTCTTTTTCGCCATCTCCTGGGGAGGCAACGCAGGCGCCTTTTGCGCACTATCGTTGCCCCTCTGCTTCTGTTCGAGCTGGCGGTTGCCGACCATGCCGATAAATTCCACCACCAATAGTTGTTCGCGTTTCGGCGGCTCGCTACGCTTTTCGTTTAACAAGCCCATCGCCAGCCCTGCATGCAGCGCCAGCGAAACGGCCAAGCTGAGGAAAGCCAGACCAAAACGGGAATCTGCGACTACGGGCGCCTTCGCCCCTGTCTCCGTGCGCATCACATCCCTGGCTCTCACATATACCGCTCGCGTTCCCTGAACCAACGCAATCATGAGCCGTTCACCTCCAGCGATAGGGCCACCCTTGAAAAGCCGTGCCTGAATATCGGCGATGTCGCTGAAGCGCAGTAACGTC harbors:
- a CDS encoding MotA/TolQ/ExbB proton channel family protein, with product MNPTLSFSETAIVGGTLYLLACFSVLTWSVILLKAGELLWHRYRLNQLMPPIDLNELMPSGAERSPLQGKQLATPVGRLWQVGQQAYGQASAQSRKTLQHTAAWHELIERSLRQQLQKERALFDSGLGWLASIGSTAPFVGLFGTVWGIMHALKDISVQGNASLEVVAGPIGEALIATAVGLAVAIPSVIAYNVFLRQNRVRLAQLEHFATDFLRVCIQNDLSNAHQENEHVHATA
- a CDS encoding TonB family protein, whose translation is MDQNLSVPLARDKKMTLLRFSDIADIQARLFKGGPIAGGERLMIALVQGTRAVYVRARDVMRTETGAKAPVVADSRFGLAFLSLAVSLALHAGLAMGLLNEKRSEPPKREQLLVVEFIGMVGNRQLEQKQRGNDSAQKAPALPPQEMAKKTAKKATAPTRKAPSPVKAKALPEKTETRPEPKLEPEQQPEQQATNAAPAAGEQALPKGADTQQELQTLKPRELEASLIRKYLAGLKQAIQNHLEYPQEARDSGYVGAPVIRFTITDSGDILPGSLAVQKSSGSALLDERALLAARGAAPMAKPPRQMAVTITVAFTQDG